From Anopheles darlingi chromosome 2, idAnoDarlMG_H_01, whole genome shotgun sequence, the proteins below share one genomic window:
- the LOC125949157 gene encoding vesicular acetylcholine transporter, which produces MAPLPILNLEPSEVKEIFWTKVKEPQSQRKLILVIVSIALLLDNMLYMVIVPIIPDYLRYIGSWGIEEPLNASAPTTAFTPHTSNHHGQDTATGILFASKAIVQLMVNPFSGALIDRIGYDLPMMVGLIIMFLSTMVFACGRSYGMLFFARSLQGVGSAFADTSGLAMIADRFTEEAERTKALGIALAFISFGCLVAPPFGGALYQFAGKEVPFVILALISLMDGFMLLLVMKPVKEQLAERQETRTPSVPIWRLLMDPYIAVCAGALMMSNVALAFLEPTISLWMEDNLTTDNWKIGMVWLPAFFPHVFGVVITVKMAKQYPDKQWLMAAGGLALEGLCCFIIPFSTSYIMLMLPICGICFGIALIDTALLPMLGYLVDIRYVSVYGSIYAIADISYSLAYAVGPIIAGGVVEAIGFTALNFLIAFSNLLYVPVMSYLRNIYDFKHFENEANILMGDPPTKEYQTYTMHDQQMVGEEYKNHLEYGRQTDDGNYQQQQQETNLDSQGYSQNGSYQQQQQGSYQNYQPGYQEQGGSAYQQQQQQAPRHLPQQPQQPVANPFRHGDPQQQQQQQQAAPSQPRISNPFRQGF; this is translated from the coding sequence atggcaCCGCTACCGATACTGAACCTCGAGCCGAGCGAGGTGAAGGAGATCTTCTGGACGAAGGTAAAGGAACCGCAATCGCAGCGCAAGCTGATCCTGGTGATCGTCTCGATTGCACTGCTGCTCGATAACATGCTGTACATGGTGATCGTACCGATCATACCGGACTACCTGCGGTACATCGGTTCGTGGGGCATCGAGGAACCGCTCAATGCGAGCGCACCGACGACGGCCTTTACGCCGCACACGAGCAACCACCACGGGCAGGATACGGCCACCGGTATACTGTTCGCGTCCAAGGCCATCGTGCAGCTGATGGTGAACCCGTTCTCGGgggcgctgatcgatcgcatcgGCTACGATCTACCGATGATGGTCGGGCTGATCATCATGTTCCTCTCGACGATGGTGTTCGCGTGCGGTCGCAGCTACGGTATGCTGTTCTTTGCCCGCTCGCTGCAGGGTGTTGGATCCGCGTTCGCCGACACTTCCGGTCTCGCGATGATCGCCGATCGCTTCACGGAGGAGGCCGAACGTACGAAGGCGCTCGGTATAGCGCTCGCATTCATCAGCTTCGGGTGCCTGGTGGCACCCCCGTTCGGTGGTGCCCTATACCAGTTCGCCGGCAAGGAGGTCCCGTTCGTCATACTGGCGCTGATCTCGCTGATGGATgggttcatgctgctgctggtgatgaaacCGGTGAAGGAGCAGCTGGCCGAGCGGCAGGAAACCCGGACACCGTCCGTTCCGATCTGGCGGCTGCTGATGGACCCGTACATTGCCGTCTGCGCCGGTGCACTGATGATGTCGAACGTGGCGCTCGCCTTCCTCGAGCCCACCATATCGCTCTGGATGGAGGACAACCTGACGACGGACAACTGGAAGATCGGTATGGTGTGGTTGCCCGCCTTCTTCCCGCACGTGTTCGGTGTCGTCATCACGGTGAAGATGGCGAAACAGTATCCCGACAAGCAGTGGCTAATGGCGGCCGGTGGGCTTGCGCTCGAGGGTCTCTGCTGTTTCATCATTCCGTTCAGCACCTCCTACATTATGCTGATGTTGCCGATCTGCGGTATCTGCTTCGGTATTGCGCTCATCGATACGGCCCTGTTGCCGATGTTGGGCTACCTCGTCGATATACGGTATGTGTCGGTGTACGGTAGCATATACGCGATCGCGGACATCTCGTACTCGCTGGCGTACGCCGTCGGACCGATCATTGCGGGCGGTGTGGTGGAGGCGATCGGTTTTACGGCCCTGAACTTCCTGATCGCGTTCTCGAATCTGCTGTACGTGCCGGTGATGTCGTATCTGCGCAACATCTACGACTTTAAGCACTTTGAGAACGAAGCCAACATCCTGATGGGCGATCCACCGACGAAGGAGTACCAGACGTACACGATGCACGATCAGCAGATGGTCGGTGAGGAGTACAAGAACCATCTCGAGTACGGGCGCCAAACGGACGACGGtaactatcagcagcagcagcaggagacgAACCTCGACTCGCAGGGCTACTCACAGAATGgcagctaccagcagcagcagcaaggtagCTACCAAAACTATCAGCCTGGCTATCAGGAGCAGGGTGGTAGTGCctatcaacagcaacagcagcaagcaccgAGACATCTTccacagcaaccgcaacaaccgGTGGCCAATCCGTTCCGCCATGGtgatccacagcagcagcaacagcagcaacaggcagctCCATCACAGCCCAGGATTTCGAATCCGTTCCGGCAAGGCTTCTAA